A single region of the Vicia villosa cultivar HV-30 ecotype Madison, WI linkage group LG4, Vvil1.0, whole genome shotgun sequence genome encodes:
- the LOC131595080 gene encoding uncharacterized protein LOC131595080 — protein MEEIKRVPIWSFLQSGSMRWLSCVTAAPGGRSVVVRSGYGVVRRSWRFQQHRITELFAVVLTVGFIGIGAVVLAAGSGSSTEGVATGLVLCFQRGWYYVFRGFCDDESFTSREVDCWEKVKIWW, from the exons ATGGAAGAAATAAAAAGGGTACCGATTTGGAGCTTTTTGCAGAGCGGCAGCATGCGGTGGCTATCGTGCGTGACGGCTGCGCCTGGGGGGAGATCCGTGGTGGTTAGATCTGGTTACGGTGTGGTGCGGCGGTCATGGCGGTTTCAGCAGCATCGCATCACAGAGCTATTCGCGGTGGTGCTGACTGTCGGCTTCATCGGTATCGGAGCGGTTGTGCTTGCGGCTGGATCCGGAAGTTCGACGGAGGGAGTAGCTACT GGGCTGGTATTATGTTTTCAGAG GGGCTGGTATTATGTTTTCAGAGGTTTTTGTGACGATGAAAGTTTCACATCAAGAGAGGTTGATTGTTgggaaaaagttaaaatttggtGGTGA
- the LOC131599515 gene encoding RNA polymerase sigma factor sigF, chloroplastic-like — translation MESAKTVFSSSPLFPTRIHPRNTLPSSSYTSVLMLREQVAPTVTSWCTSFSAQNFPTSVLLQDQCNEYRPLLHVSKKDKTCQATRQMDIVTVQEENDTGNAVQVAHDFTKHLHLLPRLENLLTSTGTEVDTSSTLQNVDGFCMVSVWFKNIDMIK, via the exons ATGGAATCTGCAAAGACTGTGTTCTCTTCGTCTCCACTTTTTCCTACCAGAATTCACCCCAGGAACACTCTTCCTTCATCTTCTTATACTTCTG TTTTGATGCTCCGGGAACAAGTTGCGCCAACGGTCACCTCGTGGTGTACTAGTTTTTCGGCTCAGAATTTTCCTACTTCAGTTCTTTTACAAGATCAGTGTAATGAGTATAGGCCTCTATTGCATGTATCAAAGAAAGACAAGACATGCCAG GCAACAAGGCAGATGGATATTGTCACGGTTCAAGAAGAGAATGACACCGGTAATGCTGTTCAAGTAGCTCATGACTTCACGAAGCACCTGCATCTCTTGCCTCGTTTAGAGAATTT ATTAACTTCCACGGGAACAGAAGTGGATACTTCTTCAACTTTACAGAATGTAGATGGTTTTTGTATGGTTTCTGTATGGTTCAAGAATATAGATATGATAAAGTAG